From one Cynocephalus volans isolate mCynVol1 chromosome X, mCynVol1.pri, whole genome shotgun sequence genomic stretch:
- the BCORL1 gene encoding BCL-6 corepressor-like protein 1, whose amino-acid sequence MISTAPLYSGVHNWTSSDRIRMCGINEERRAPLSDEESTTGDCQRFGSQEFCVSSSFSKVELTAVGGGSNARGSDPDGSTTEKLGHKSEDKPDDRQPEMDYAGNVAEAEGLLVPLSSPGDGLKLPTPDSTETGNSRADCSWTPLSTQMSKQVDCSSAGVKTLDSRHGVGEKNTFILATLGTGVPVEGTLPLVTTNFSPLPASICPPAPGSASVPASVPDPFQVPLSVPAPVPHSGLVPVQVATSVPAPSPPLAPVPALAPAPPSVPTLISDSNALSVSASVLVPVPASAPPSGPVSLSAPAPTPLSVSVSAPPLALIQAPVPPSAPTLVLAPVPTPVLAPMPASTPPAAPAPPSVPMHTPTPSSGPPSTPTLIPAFAPTPVPAPTPAPIFTPAPTPMPAATPTAIPTSAPIPASFSLSRVCFPAAQAPAMQKVPLSFQPGTVLTPSQPLVYIPPPSCGQPLSVATLPTTLGVSSTLTLPVLPSYLQDRCLPGVLASPELRSYPYAFSVARPLTSDSKLVSLEVNRLPCTSPSGSTTTQPAPDGVPGPLADTSLATASAKVLPTPQPLLPVPSGSSATPHPAKMPGGTEQQTEGTSVTFSPLKSPPQLEREMASPSECSEMPLDLSSKSNRQKLPLPNQRKTPPMPVLTPVHTSSKALLSTVLSRSQRTTQAASSNVTSCLGSTSSPFVIFPEIVRNGDPSTWVKNSTALISTIPGTYVGVANPVPASLLLNKDPNLGSNRDPRHLPKQEPISIIDQGEPKSTGATCGKKGGQTGAEGQPSTVKRYTPARIAPGLPGCQTKELSLWKPTGPANIYPRCSVNGKPTSTQVLPVGWSPYHQASLLSIGISSAGQLTPSQGVPIRPTSVISEFSGVPSLGSSEAVHGLPEGQSRPGGPFAPEQDTVTKNKTCRIAAKPYEEQVNPVLLTLSPQTGTLALSVQPSSGDIRVNQGPEESESHLCSDSTPKVESPQGACGLKLAGDTKPKNQVLATYMSHELVLATPQNLRKMPELPLLPHDNHPKELTLDVVPSGKRGSSTELSQVGSQVDLGRVKMEKVDGDVVFNLATCFRADGLPSAPQRGQTEVRAKAGQARVKQESVGVFACKNKWQPDNVTESPSKKMKCSKEKEGKEQQQQQQQPQAKPVVRISHRPKCRKLPSDPQEPTKKSPRGASDSGKEHNGVRGKHKHRKPAKPESQSPGKRADGHEEGSLEKKAKSSFRDFIPVVLSTRTRSQSGSVCSSFAGMADSDMGSQEVFPTEEEEEVTPTPTKRRKVRKTQRDTQYRSHHAQDKTLLSQGRRHLWRAREMPWRTEATRQMWDTNEEEEEDEEEGLVKRKKRRRQKSRKYQTGEYLTEQEEEQRRKGRADLKAHKQKTSPQSSEHRLRNRNLLLPNKAQGISDSPNGFLPNNLEEPACLENSEKPSGKRKCKTKHMANVSEEAKGKGRWSQQKTRSPKSSPPMKPTESRKPSNSRSAGPEEALESPTARQIPPEARRLIVNKNAGETLLQRAARLGYKDVVLYCLQKDSEDVNHRDNAGYTALHEACSRGWTDILNILLEHGANVNCSAQDGTRPVHDAVVNDNLETMWLLLSYGADPTLATYSGQTAMKLASSDTMKRFLSDHLSDLQGRAEGDPGVSWDFYSSSVLEEKEGFACDLLHNPPGSSDQEGDDVEEDDFMFELSDKPLLPCYNLQVSVSHGPCNWFLFTDVLKRLKLSSRIFQARFPHFEITTLPKAEFYRQVASSQLQTLAEKLGGVDDRSPPGSSETVELVRYEPELLRLLGSEVEFQSWCS is encoded by the exons ATGATCTCAACAGCACCGCTCTATAGTGGCGTGCACAACTGGACCAGTTCTGACCGGATTCGTATGTGTGGCATCAACGAGGAGAG AAGAGCACCTCTTTCTGATGAGGAGTCTACGACAGGTGACTGCCAGCGCTTTGGATCTCAGGAGTTTTGTGTCAGCAGCAGTTTTTCCAAG GTGGAGCTCACAGCAGTTGGAGGTGGCAGCAATGCCCGGGGGTCAGACCCAGATGGCAGTACAACAGAAAAACTTGGGCACAAGTCAGAAGACAAGCCTGATGACCGCCAGCCAGAAATGGACTATGCTGGGAATGTGGCAGAGGCCGAGGGCCTTTTGGTACCACTGAGTAGCCCAGGAGACGGGCTCAAGCTGCCCACTCCTGACAGCACCGAGACCGGCAACAGCAGGGCTGACTGTTCCTGGACTCCTCTCAGCACCCAAATGAGCAAACAGGTTGACTGCTCGTCAGCTGGGGTAAAGACTTTGGACTCTCGGCACGGTGTCGGGGAGAAGAATACATTCATTTTGGCAACTCTCGGAACTGGAGTCCCTGTGGAGGGGACCCTGCCTCTGGTTACCACTAACTTCAGTCCGCTGCCGGCCTCCATCTGTCCCCCTGCTCCCGGTTCAGCCTCTGTACCCGCGTCTGTTCCGGATCCATTCCAGGTTCCCCTCTCCGTCCCTGCTCCAGTGCCCCATTCCGGGCTAGTTCCAGTCCAGGTTGCCACTTCGGTTCCAGCTCCTTCCCCTCCCTTAGCACCAGTCCCAGCTCTGGCACCAGCACCACCATCAGTGCCCACACTCATCTCTGATTCGAATGCCCTTTCTGTTTCGGCCTCAGTCCTGGTGCCCGTGCCAGCTTCTGCTCCCCCCTCAGGCCCAGTTTCTCTGTCTGCTCCAGCTCCCACCCCTCTCTCAGTCTCAGTTTCAGCTCCTCCCTTGGCGCTGATCCAAGCTCCCGTGCCCCCCTCGGCTCCGACCTTGGTTCTCGCTCCTGTCCCCACTCCTGTTCTGGCTCCCATGCCGGCATCCACACCTCCAGCAGCTCCTGCCCCTCCATCTGTGCCAATGCACACCCCAACCCCATCTTCCGGCCCCCCTTCTACCCCCACCCTCATCCCTGCCTTTGCCCCTACGCCGGTGCCTGCACCTACCCCAGCCCCAATCTTTACTCCAGCCCCCACGCCCATGCCGGCTGCCACGCCCACTGCCATTCCCACCTCTGCACCCATCCCGGCCTCCTTCAGTTTGAGTCGAGTGTGTTTTCCTGCAGCTCAGGCACCAGCTATGCAAAAAGTCCCCCTGTCCTTTCAGCCAGGGACAGTGCTGACCCCAAGCCAGCCGCTGGTATATATCCCACCTCCGAGCTGTGGGCAGCCTCTCAGTGTAGCCACACTGCCAACGACCCTGGGGGTTTCCTCCACTCTTACACTCCCTGTCCTGCCATCCTACCTGCAGGACAGGTGTCTCCCGGGCGTGCTGGCCTCCCCGGAGCTCCGGTCTTACCCATATGCATTTTCTGTGGCCCGGCCTCTGACTTCAGATTCTAAGCTGGTCTCTCTAGAGGTGAACAGGCTCCCTTGTACTTCCCCATCTGGCAGCACCACCACCCAGCCTGCACCTGATGGGGTCCCTGGGCCTTTGGCAGATACCTCCCTTGCCACTGCTTCTGCCAAGGTGCTTCCAACTCCACAGCCTTTGCTGCCAGTCCCCAGTGGAAGCTCAGCCACCCCACACCCTGCCAAGATGCCAGGTGGCACCGAGCAGCAAACAGAAGGGACTTCCGTTACCTTCTCTCCCCTCAAGTCACCTCCACAGCTGGAGCGAGAGATGGCCTCTCCATCCGAGTGCAGCGAGATGCCCCTCGACCTCTCCTCCAAGTCCAACCGCCAGAAGCTTCCATTGCCGAACCAGCGCAAGACGCCCCCCATGCCCGTGTTGACCCCTGTGCATACCAGCAGCAAGGCCCTCCTCTCCACAGTCCTGTCTAGGTCTCAGCGCACAACCCAGGCTGCGAGCAGCAACGTCACCTCCTGCCTGGGGTCCACCTCCTCGCCCTTTGTCATCTTTCCCGAGATTGTGAGGAATGGGGACCCCAGCACCTGGGTGAAGAACTCAACCGCACTGATCAGCACCATTCCTGGCACCTATGTGGGAGTTGCCAACCCAGTGCCTGCGTCTCTGCTGCTGAACAAAGACCCCAATCTGGGCTCCAACCGTGACCCCCGCCATCTCCCCAAGCAGGAACCCATCTCCATCATTGATCAAGGAGAGCCTAAGAGCACTGGTGCCACGTGTGGCAAGAAGGGCGGCCAGACTGGTGCTGAGGGACAACCAAGCACAGTGAAACGTTACACCCCAGCCCGCATTGCCCCTGGGCTGCCAGGGTGCCAAACCAAGGAGCTCTCTTTGTGGAAACCCACAGGGCCAGCAAATATTTATCCACGGTGTTCAGTCAATGGGAAACCCACCAGCACCCAGGTCCTGCCTGTTGGCTGGTCACCATACCACCAGGCGTCTCTGCTTTCCATTGGCATTTCCAGTGCCGGGCAGCTGACCCCCAGTCAGGGGGTGCCCATCCGGCCCACCAGcgttatttctgaattttctggtGTGCCGTCCCTTGGCTCCAGTGAAGCCGTGCATGGACTTCCTGAGGGGCAGTCACGGCCAGGGGGCCCCTTTGCCCCAGAACAGGACACTGTCACAAAGAACAAAACTTGCCGGATCGCTGCCAAGCCTTACGAAGAACAAGTCAACCCTGTCCTCCTGACTCTCAGCCCTCAGACAGGGACCCTGGCGCTGTCTGTTCAGCCTAGCAGTGGGGACATTAGAGTGAATCAGGGGCCTGAGGAATCAGAGAGCCACCTCTGCTCTGACAGCACTCCTAAGGTGGAAAGCCCCCAGGGGGCTTGTGGCCTGAAGCTGGCAGGAGACACGAAGCCTAAGAACCAAGTGCTGGCCACCTACATGTCCCATGAGCTAGTCCTGGCCACCCCCCAGAACCTGCGCAAGATGCCTGAGCTGCCTTTGCTACCTCATGATAACCACCCCAAGGAACTCACCTTGGACGTGGTTCCGAGCGGCAAGAGGGGCTCCAGCACAGAGCTTTCGCAGGTTGGAAGCCAGGTGGATCTGGGGCGCGTGAAAATGGAGAAGGTGGATGGTGATGTGGTCTTCAATTTAGCCACCTGCTTCCGGGCTGATGGCCTCCCATCAGCTCCCCAGAGGGGACAAACTGAAGTTCGGGCTAAGGCCGGGCAGGCTCGAGTGAAACAGGAAAGCGTAGGGGTCTTTGCTTGCAAGAACAAGTGGCAACCAGACAATGTGACCGAATCTCCGTCCAAGAAGATGAAGTGCAGCAAAGAGAAGGAAGGcaaagagcagcagcagcaacagcagcagccacaagccaagccCGTAGTCCGGATTTCCCACAGACCCAAG TGCCGGAAGCTACCCAGTGACCCCCAGGAGCCCACCAAGAAAAGCCCCCGGGGGGCTTCAGATTCAGGAAAAGAGCACAATGGAGTCAGGGGAAAGCACAAGCACCGGAAGCCAGCGAAGCCGGAGTCCCAGTCTCCAGGAAAACGAGCCGATGGCCATGAGGAAG GTTCCttggaaaagaaagcaaagagcaGTTTCCGTGACTTCATCCCCGTGGTTCTGAGCACCCGGACGCGCAGTCAGTCTG GAAGTGTCTGCAGCTCCTTTGCTGGCATGGCAGACAGTGACATGGGAAGCCAGGAAGTCTTCCCCacggaagaggaagaggaggtgacccccacccccactaaaCGTCGAAAGGTGAGAAAGACCCAACGGGACACCCAGTATCGCAGCCACCATGCCCAGGACAAGACCCTATTGAGCCAGGGCCGCAGGCACCTGTGGCGAGCCCGAGAAATGCCCTGGAGGACAGAGGCTACCCGGCAAATGTGGGACACcaatgaggaagaggaggaagatgaggaggagggTCTGGTGAAGAGGAAGAAACGGAGACGGCAGAAGAGCCGAAAATATCAGACTGGGGAGTACCTGACTGAGCAGGAAGAGGAGCAGCGGCGGAAAGGGAGAGCAG ATTTAAAGGCCCATAAGCAGAAGACTTCCCCCCAAAGTTCGGAACACCGCCTCAGGAACAGGAACCTTCTCTTGCCCAACAAAGCCCAGGGGATCTCGGATTCACCAAATGGCTTCCTCCCAAATAACCTGGAGGAGCCAGCCTGCCTTGAAAATTCAGAAAAGccatcaggaaagagaaagtgcaAGACCAAGCACATGGCAAATGTCTCAGAAGAGGCAAAG GGTAAAGGTCGTTGGAGCCAGCAGAAGACACGATCTCCCAAATCTTCCCCCCCAATGAAACCTACAGAATCACGTAAACCCTCTAATTCCCGAAGTGCCGGCCCAGAGGAGGCCTTGGAGTCACCCACAGCCCGGCAGATCCCCCCAGAGGCACGCCGACTCATAGTGAACAAAAATGCTGGTGAGACCCTCCTGCAGCGGGCAGCTCGTCTTGGCTACAAG GACGTTGTTCTCTACTGCCTCCAGAAAGACAGTGAGGACGTGAATCACCGTGATAATGCTGGCTACACAGCCCTGCACGAGGCCTGCTCCCGGGGCTGGACCGACATCCTGAACATCCTGCTGGAGCATGGGGCCAATGTGAACTGCAGCGCACAGGATGGCACGAG GCCAGTTCATGATGCGGTGGTCAATGACAACCTGGAGACCATGTGGCTCCTGCTGTCCTATGGGGCCGATCCTACGCTGGCCACCTACTCGGGTCAGACGGCCATGAAGCTGGCCAGCAGTGACACCATGAAGCGCTTTCTCAGCG